From a region of the Betaproteobacteria bacterium genome:
- the tnpB gene encoding IS66 family insertion sequence element accessory protein TnpB, translated as MAPVIRVDALWLSTTPLDMRAGTETILARVVSMFGEARPHHAYLFANRRANRLKVLVHDGYGIWLANRRLNQGRFCWRHGNTSVELSRSQFDALVLGLPWERLADGGVIRIV; from the coding sequence TTGGCTCCGGTGATTCGGGTCGATGCCTTGTGGCTATCGACCACACCGCTCGACATGCGGGCAGGGACCGAGACGATCCTGGCCAGGGTCGTCTCGATGTTTGGCGAAGCCCGGCCGCACCACGCCTATCTGTTTGCCAATCGCCGAGCTAACCGGCTCAAGGTGCTGGTCCATGATGGCTACGGCATCTGGCTAGCGAACCGTCGGCTCAATCAGGGGCGATTCTGCTGGCGACATGGCAATACGAGTGTTGAACTGTCCCGGTCGCAGTTTGATGCACTCGTCCTCGGTCTGCCCTGGGAGCGCCTGGCAGACGGCGGTGTAATCCGGATCGTTTGA